One Phaseolus vulgaris cultivar G19833 chromosome 11, P. vulgaris v2.0, whole genome shotgun sequence genomic window carries:
- the LOC137829974 gene encoding pterocarpan synthase 1-like, with translation MAASKFFFFTLLLLISTTMLYEANGQYNVPTTLTFYLQDIGKGPGATVSPITGLTGRDWTYDQFGTIIAVNDPVMMGPASLSTQVGRAQGLLVVSAQDGANVNAILSIVFTNSEYSGSTLEIQGVSRQHENYKELSVVSGTGRFRFVRGYATLETVLYDPSTAHSVIRFTVTLKAF, from the coding sequence ATGGCAGCATCcaaattcttcttcttcacaCTGCTACTTCTGATATCCACAACAATGCTTTACGAAGCTAATGGTCAATACAATGTTCCAACAACTTTGACTTTCTACCTTCAAGACATAGGAAAAGGGCCCGGTGCAACCGTTTCTCCAATCACGGGTCTCACCGGAAGGGATTGGACCTACGACCAATTCGGAACTATAATTGCAGTCAACGACCCTGTCATGATGGGCCCAGCCTCACTCTCTACTCAAGTGGGGCGGGCCCAAGGGCTGCTGGTAGTGTCAGCCCAGGATGGCGCTAACGTGAACGCGATTCTTTCAATTGTGTTCACGAATTCAGAGTACAGTGGAAGCACGTTAGAGATCCAAGGCGTAAGTCGGCAACACGAGAATTATAAAGAGCTTTCGGTGGTGTCTGGAACTGGGAGGTTTCGATTTGTGAGGGGCTATGCTACACTTGAGACTGTGCTCTATGATCCTTCAACGGCCCATTCTGTCATTCGTTTCACTGTAACTTTGAAAgccttttga